A single region of the Triticum dicoccoides isolate Atlit2015 ecotype Zavitan chromosome 2B, WEW_v2.0, whole genome shotgun sequence genome encodes:
- the LOC119364845 gene encoding structural maintenance of chromosomes protein 6A-like — MTRPHMNAVLGMCFGSFGFDGIKVDCTCGGLLDAFIVSCHKDLQLLRECGCRVLIIPDGSLPTIEHPTVLSIIQSENHTMLNILVDQSDEESENSVYSEFSDRVAMQLEV; from the exons ATGACTCGGCCTCACATG AATGCGGTTTTGGGCATGTGTTTCGGTTCATTCGGTTTCGACGGAATCAAAG TTGATTGCACATGTGGAGGGCTTCTGGATGCATTTATTGTCTCATGTCACAAGGATTTACAACTTTTACGAGAATGCGGGTGTAGAGTATTGATAATTCCAGATGGCTCACTTCCTACAATAGAGCACCCTACAGTACTATCAATTATTCAGTCAGAGAACCACACTATGCTGAATATATTGGTGGATCAG TCAGATGAAGAGAGTGAAAACAGCGTTTACTCTGAATTTTCAGACAGAGTGGCGATGCAGCTGGAAGTTTGA